From a region of the Candidatus Methylomirabilota bacterium genome:
- the yacG gene encoding DNA gyrase inhibitor YacG, with product MRSDEPAAGWQTRCPRCGSAMAWEGNPHRPFCGITCRLIDLGRWLDERYRVAGDALPEELPTDDRPARPAE from the coding sequence GTGCGATCCGACGAGCCCGCCGCCGGCTGGCAAACCCGCTGCCCGCGCTGTGGAAGCGCAATGGCCTGGGAGGGCAACCCGCACAGGCCCTTCTGCGGGATCACGTGCCGGTTGATCGACCTCGGACGGTGGCTCGACGAGCGCTACCGCGTGGCCGGCGACGCGCTGCCCGAGGAGCTCCCGACCGACGATCGTCCGGCGCGGCCCGCCGAATGA
- a CDS encoding site-2 protease family protein yields MTELLGDPAAFLQRLVLQVPALLIAVTVHELAHALVADRLGDPTARSLGRLTFNPLPHIDPLGALAFVLAGFGWAKPVPVNAQYFRNPLRDMSRVAAAGPIANFLAAFAALVLLLALKPAGVLPEAALRALSYVYTYNLVLGIFNLIPLPPLDGGHFLPYLLPRGMAGALHGLERYGMLLLLALVFTGAIQWILGPVFRWASRLMIMLARLIV; encoded by the coding sequence ATGACAGAACTGCTCGGCGATCCGGCGGCTTTCCTCCAGCGCCTCGTCCTCCAGGTTCCCGCGCTTTTGATCGCGGTCACCGTCCACGAGCTGGCGCACGCCCTCGTGGCTGACCGGCTCGGTGATCCGACGGCAAGGTCGCTCGGAAGGCTCACGTTCAATCCACTGCCGCACATCGATCCCCTCGGGGCGCTGGCCTTCGTCCTCGCGGGCTTCGGATGGGCCAAGCCCGTGCCGGTCAACGCACAGTACTTCAGGAATCCGCTCCGAGACATGAGCCGGGTGGCCGCGGCCGGCCCCATCGCCAATTTCCTGGCCGCCTTTGCGGCGCTGGTGCTGCTCCTCGCGCTGAAGCCCGCGGGCGTGCTGCCGGAGGCCGCCCTGCGTGCGCTGTCGTACGTCTACACGTACAACCTCGTGCTGGGGATCTTCAACCTGATCCCGCTGCCGCCCCTCGACGGCGGGCACTTCCTACCATACCTGCTGCCCCGCGGCATGGCGGGCGCGCTCCACGGCCTCGAGCGCTACGGCATGCTCCTCTTGCTGGCGCTCGTGTTCACGGGCGCGATCCAGTGGATTCTGGGACCGGTCTTTCGCTGGGCGAGCCGCCTCATGATAATGCTCGCTCGGCTGATCGTCTGA